One window of the Oncorhynchus mykiss isolate Arlee chromosome 5, USDA_OmykA_1.1, whole genome shotgun sequence genome contains the following:
- the LOC110490602 gene encoding zinc finger and BTB domain-containing protein 11 isoform X3, whose translation MSCEESYLAIRRYLSDEREPYAPGTHGNTKRKIRKAAACYVVRNGTLYYQRRQKGLDEFTELEVVLQAGRRKELIDESHIVAGGEHLNQHHTWESISQKYWWRGILKQVKDYMRQCSQCQNRQDRRGLSEDDTGPRLVGRPGRRRRVTTPASEEEEEEEEEEEGDDEMDFVTSVHHKTRSPKTVAKHELVFVDSKGVVKQYLPRHGQTMLDKLNQQRLNNQFCDITLLIEGEEHRAHKAVLAACSDYFNELFIEKGAVSSHEAVVDLSGFSKVSFLPLLEFAYTSNLCFNFCVMADVATLARHLLMAEVLQICESVHKKVEEQKLMVYQQGDIHTVLSSQPTPQQAPNEDPGAYIMTIGSDGHAVVTHTGLAGAGDDLDSLATMANTAESFRGDLTSVVTQALGGEPGETMTVVGEAGSETVTLVTHSSQARVGESVTLFSPTGETETMTVVTHSGQAGASESLAVVSACLALEQQPQDGDEGEGASPSMEPGAFLISVDPGNVAPTEVVHLAVVTLTPQENASTTTSSSASRKAEPAPKPPLAPQLPKRKRGRPAKVKQEVVEEPPVDEEVPEPVSPPAEEIQEDMHGTHDPYKRRLRQRSVGEGGYVRLHMGLEKDPAPPQLPNTPKKRGGGAKRPVKVIEAAATLIGMETAVQTDMEEILSVEGVADGAEPITEQAVGEWPEHGPAHPDGGSEVEGEHVCSECGLSFQRRYALIMHTLKHEKTRRFKCSLCNKEFQYAASLRAHLTRHKHQKSQRPPLVRVPEPYGEEGLEGDGRTKGRTKREFVCDICGKTLPKLYSLRIHMLNHTGVRPHSCRVCGKTFAHKHSLKMHRGLHDAVKQFHCLLCDKSFASKRSLEEHTSIHTGESKYLCTQCGRSFHRASGLSKHLKRHQPRPDVRGFPCSHCDRSFFEAKDLQQHMNKHLGLKPFQCQICGKSYSWKKDWYSHVKSHSVAEPYRCNVCGKEFFEKALFRRHVKKATHGKKGRVKQNLERECEHCGRKFTQLREYRRHMNNHQGVKPFECLTCGVAWADARSLKRHVRTHTGERPYVCPECQEAHIDARSLRKHMTKCHGDLLPGKIMLEKDTLQFHNQGTQVEHAVSILASDLPPELRPVQPPPAEEIETVLITEETVEAVEAVQAVQGDGVATLSDQSIMQVVNYVLSQQSVLPGGVKMEGDEGQEVIQTMEQTMEQQEVIQTMEQQEVIQTMEQQEVIQTMEQQEVIQTMEQQEVMQTMEQQEIIQTMEQQEVIQTMEQQEVMQTVEQQEGDGGQEVIQTVEQQEVIQTVEQQEVIQTMEQQEVIQTVEQQEVIQTVEQQEVIQTVEQLEVIQTMEQQEGDGGQEVIQTVEQQEGDGGQEVIQTMEQQEGDGGQEVIQTVEQQEGDGGQEVIQTMEQQEVIQTMEQQEVIQTVEQQEGDGGQEVIQTVEQQEVIQSVEVTHMAEVEGCDRRHLVD comes from the exons GTATCCTGAAGCAGGTGAAGGACTACATGAGACAATGTAGTCAGTGTCAGAACAGACAGGACCGGAGGGGGCTATCGGAGGACGATACCGGACCCAGGCTGGTTGGCCGACCAGGGagacgcaggagggtcacaacCCCAGCcagcgaggaagaggaggaagaggaggaggaggaggagggagacgacGAGATGGACTTTGTGACTTCCGTCCATCACAAGACCCGAAGCCCCAAAACAGTAGCCAAACACGAACTGGTCTTT GTGGACAGTAAAGGAGTGGTGAAGCAGTACCTTCCCAGACACGGTCAGACGATGCTGGACAAGCTGAACCAGCAGCGCCTCAACAACCAGTTCTGTGACATCACGCTGCTGATCGAGGGGGAGGAGCACAGGGCCCACAAGGCTGTGCTGGCCGCCTGCAGCGACTACTTTAATGAGCTGTTCATAGAGAAGGGAGCTGTGTCCAGTCACGAAGCGGTGGTCGACCTCTCAG gttTCAGCAAGGTCAGTTTCCTCCCCCTGCTAGAGTTTGCATACACCTCCAACCTCTGCTTCAACTTCTGTGTGATGGCCGACGTTGCCACGCTGGCCCGACACCTTCTGATGGCCGAGGTCCTTCAGATCTGTGAGTCCGTCCACAAAAAGGTAGAGGAGCAGAAGCTGATGGTCTACCAGCAAGGAGACATCCACACGGTGCTGTCCAGCCAGCCGACACCCCAACAGGCCCCGAATGAAGACCCTGGGGCCTACATTATGACCATCGGCAGCGACGGCCATGCCGTGGTGACTCATACTGGGCTAGCTGGAGCAGGGGATGACCTGGACTCCTTGGCTACCATGGCAAACACAGCAGAGTCCTTCAGAGGGGATCTGACGTCTGTAGTCACCCAGGCTCTGGGAGGTGAACCAGGGGAGACTATGACCGTGGTTGGGGAGGCAGGGTCAGAGACGGTGACTTTAGTCACCCACAGTAGCCAGGCCCGGGTAGGCGAGTCGGTCACCCTCTTCTCCCCTACTGGAGAGACCGAGACCATGACGGTGGTGACCCACAGTGGCCAGGCCGGAGCCAGTGAGTCCCTGGCCGTGGTGTCAGCCTGTCTGGCCCTGGAGCAGCAGCCGCAAGACGGGGACGAGGGAGAGGGGGCCTCCCCCTCCATGGAGCCAGGGGCCTTCCTCATCAGTGTGGACCCAGGGAATGTTGCCCCTACAGAGGTGGTCCATCTGGCTGTAGTGACACTAACACCACAGGAGaatgcatcaacaacaacatcatcatcagcGTCCCGGAAGGCAGAGCCAGCCCCCAAGCCTCCCCTTGCTCCACAACTCCCCAAAAGGAAGAGAGGGCGTCCTGCCAAAGTCAAGCAGGAAGTTGTGGAGGAGCCTCCTGTTGACGAGGAAGTGCCAGAGCCAGTTTCTCCCCCTGCAGAGGAGATCCAGGAAGATATGCATGGGACCCATGACCCCTATAAGAGACGCCTACGGCAGCGTTCCGTGGGGGAGGGAGGGTACGTCAGGCTACACATGGGGCTGGAGAAGGACCCAGCACCCCCACAGCTCCCCAACACCCCCAAG AAGAGAGGCGGAGGCGCCAAGAGACCAGTTAAAGTGATTGAGGCCGCAGCGACACTGATCGGGATGGAGACTGCTGTCCAGACGGACATGGAGGAGATCCTGTCAGTGGAGGGCGTGGCAGACGGAGCTGAGCCTATCACAGAGCAGGCTGTGGGGGAGTGGCCAGAGCATGGCCCCGCCCATccagatggagggagtgaggtgGAGGGAGAACACGTCTGTTCAGAGTGTGGACTGTCATTTCAACGACGCTACGCTCTCATCATGCACACGCTCAAACACGAGAAGACCAGGCGATTCAAGTGTAGC tTATGTAACAAGGAGTTCCAGTACGCGGCCTCTCTGAGGGCCCATCTGACCAGACACAAGCACCAGAAGAGTCAGAGGCCGCCCCTGGTCAGGGTCCCCGAGCCCTACGGCGAGGAGGGCCTCGAGGGGGACGGCAGGACCAAGGGACGCACCAAGAGAGAGTTTGTCTGTGACATCTGTGGAAAGACTCTTCCTAAGCTGTACTCTCTGAGGATCCACATGCTCAACCACACTG GGGTACGGCCCCACTCCTGCAGGGTCTGTGGGAAGACCTTTGCTCATAAACACAGCCTGAAGATGCACAGAGGTCTTCATGACGCTGTTAAACAGTTCCACTGTCTGCTCTGTGACAAGTCCTTCGCTAGTAAGAGAAGTCTGGAGGAACACACCAGTATTCACACAG GTGAATCTAAGTATCTCTGTACCCAGTGTGGGAGGTCGTTCCACCGAGCCTCTGGTCTGAGTAAACACTTAAAGAGGCACCAGCCCAGACCTGACGTACGAGGATTCCCCTGTAGTCA CTGTGATAGAAGTTTCTTTGAGGCCAAAGACCTGCAGCAGCACATGAACAAACACCTGGGACTCAAGCCCTTCCAGTGTCAG ATCTGTGGGAAGTCTTACAGCTGGAAGAAGGACTGGTACTCCCACGTCAAGTCCCACAGCGTGGCAGAGCCTTACAG GTGTAACGTCTGTGGTAAGGAGTTCTTTGAGAAGGCTCTGTTCAGGAGACATGTGAAGAAGGCCACGCATGGCAAGAAGGGCAGAGTCAAGCAGAacctagagagagagtgtgaacaCTGTGGCAGGAAGTTCACCCAGCTCCGAGAGTACAGACGACACATGAACAACCACCAGG GAGTCAAACCCTTTGAGTGTCTTACGTGCGGCGTAGCCTGGGCCGACGCCCGCTCTCTGAAGAGACACGTACGCACCCACACCGGCGAGCGCCCTTACGTGTGCCCCGAGTGCCAGGAAGCCCACATCGATGCCCGCTCCCTACGGAAGCACATGACCAAGTGCCACGGCGACCTCCTGCCGGGGAAGATCATGCTGGAGAAAGATACCCTACAGTTTCACAACCAGGGTACTCAGGTGGAACACGCCGTCTCCATCCTGGCGTCCGATCTCCCCCCCGAGCTCCGGCCCGTCCAGCCGCCGCCGGCCGAGGAGATCGAGACGGTGCTGATCACGGAGGAGACGGTGGAGGCGGTAGAAGCGGTTCAGGCCGTACAGGGTGACGGGGTCGCGACCTTGTCGGACCAGAGTATCATGCAGGTGGTGAACTATGTGCTGTCCCAGCAAAGTGTGCTGCCTGGGGGGgtgaagatggagggagatgaaGGGCAGGAGGTAATACAGACCATGGAGCAGACCATGGAGCAGCAGGAGGTAATACAGACCATGGAGCAGCAGGAGGTAATACAGACCATGGAGCAGCAGGAGGTAATACAGACCATGGAGCAGCAGGAGGTAATACAGACCATGGAGCAGCAGGAGGTAATGCAGACCATGGAGCAGCAGGAGATTATACAGACCATGGAGCAGCAGGAGGTTATACAGACCATGGAGCAGCAGGAGGTTATGCAGACCGTGGAGCagcaggagggagatggagggcagGAGGTAATACAGACCGTGGAGCAGCAGGAGGTAATACAGACCGTGGAGCAGCAGGAGGTTATACAGACCATGGAGCAGCAGGAGGTTATACAGACCGTGGAGCAGCAGGAGGTTATACAGACCGTGGAGCAGCAGGAGGTTATACAGACCGTGGAGCAGCTGGAGGTAATACAGACCATGGAGCagcaggagggagatggagggcagGAGGTAATACAGACCGTGGAGCagcaggagggagatggagggcagGAGGTTATACAGACCATGGAGCagcaggagggagatggagggcagGAGGTAATACAGACCGTGGAGCagcaggagggagatggagggcagGAG GTAATACAGACCATGGAGCAGCAGGAG GTAATACAGACCATGGAGCAGCAGGAG GTTATACAGACCGTGGAGCagcaggagggagatggagggcaAGAGGTTATACAGACCGTGGAGCAGCAGGAGGTAATACAGTCTGTTGAGGTGACTCACATGGCAGAGGTGGAGGGATGTGACAGACGGCACCTAGTAGACTGA
- the LOC110490602 gene encoding zinc finger and BTB domain-containing protein 11 isoform X5, with protein sequence MSCEESYLAIRRYLSDEREPYAPGTHGNTKRKIRKAAACYVVRNGTLYYQRRQKGLDEFTELEVVLQAGRRKELIDESHIVAGGEHLNQHHTWESISQKYWWRGILKQVKDYMRQCSQCQNRQDRRGLSEDDTGPRLVGRPGRRRRVTTPASEEEEEEEEEEEGDDEMDFVTSVHHKTRSPKTVAKHELVFVDSKGVVKQYLPRHGQTMLDKLNQQRLNNQFCDITLLIEGEEHRAHKAVLAACSDYFNELFIEKGAVSSHEAVVDLSGFSKVSFLPLLEFAYTSNLCFNFCVMADVATLARHLLMAEVLQICESVHKKVEEQKLMVYQQGDIHTVLSSQPTPQQAPNEDPGAYIMTIGSDGHAVVTHTGLAGAGDDLDSLATMANTAESFRGDLTSVVTQALGGEPGETMTVVGEAGSETVTLVTHSSQARVGESVTLFSPTGETETMTVVTHSGQAGASESLAVVSACLALEQQPQDGDEGEGASPSMEPGAFLISVDPGNVAPTEVVHLAVVTLTPQENASTTTSSSASRKAEPAPKPPLAPQLPKRKRGRPAKVKQEVVEEPPVDEEVPEPVSPPAEEIQEDMHGTHDPYKRRLRQRSVGEGGYVRLHMGLEKDPAPPQLPNTPKKRGGGAKRPVKVIEAAATLIGMETAVQTDMEEILSVEGVADGAEPITEQAVGEWPEHGPAHPDGGSEVEGEHVCSECGLSFQRRYALIMHTLKHEKTRRFKCSLCNKEFQYAASLRAHLTRHKHQKSQRPPLVRVPEPYGEEGLEGDGRTKGRTKREFVCDICGKTLPKLYSLRIHMLNHTGVRPHSCRVCGKTFAHKHSLKMHRGLHDAVKQFHCLLCDKSFASKRSLEEHTSIHTGESKYLCTQCGRSFHRASGLSKHLKRHQPRPDVRGFPCSHCDRSFFEAKDLQQHMNKHLGLKPFQCQICGKSYSWKKDWYSHVKSHSVAEPYRCNVCGKEFFEKALFRRHVKKATHGKKGRVKQNLERECEHCGRKFTQLREYRRHMNNHQGVKPFECLTCGVAWADARSLKRHVRTHTGERPYVCPECQEAHIDARSLRKHMTKCHGDLLPGKIMLEKDTLQFHNQGTQVEHAVSILASDLPPELRPVQPPPAEEIETVLITEETVEAVEAVQAVQGDGVATLSDQSIMQVVNYVLSQQSVLPGGVKMEGDEGQEVIQTMEQTMEQQEVIQTMEQQEVIQTMEQQEVIQTMEQQEVIQTMEQQEVMQTMEQQEIIQTMEQQEVIQTMEQQEVMQTVEQQEGDGGQEVIQTVEQQEVIQTVEQQEVIQTMEQQEVIQTVEQQEVIQTVEQQEVIQTVEQLEVIQTVEQQEGDGGQEVIQTMEQQEGDGGQEVIQTVEQQEGDGGQEVIQTMEQQEVIQTMEQQEVIQTVEQQEGDGGQEVIQTVEQQEGDGGQEVIQTVEQQEVIQSVEVTHMAEVEGCDRRHLVD encoded by the exons GTATCCTGAAGCAGGTGAAGGACTACATGAGACAATGTAGTCAGTGTCAGAACAGACAGGACCGGAGGGGGCTATCGGAGGACGATACCGGACCCAGGCTGGTTGGCCGACCAGGGagacgcaggagggtcacaacCCCAGCcagcgaggaagaggaggaagaggaggaggaggaggagggagacgacGAGATGGACTTTGTGACTTCCGTCCATCACAAGACCCGAAGCCCCAAAACAGTAGCCAAACACGAACTGGTCTTT GTGGACAGTAAAGGAGTGGTGAAGCAGTACCTTCCCAGACACGGTCAGACGATGCTGGACAAGCTGAACCAGCAGCGCCTCAACAACCAGTTCTGTGACATCACGCTGCTGATCGAGGGGGAGGAGCACAGGGCCCACAAGGCTGTGCTGGCCGCCTGCAGCGACTACTTTAATGAGCTGTTCATAGAGAAGGGAGCTGTGTCCAGTCACGAAGCGGTGGTCGACCTCTCAG gttTCAGCAAGGTCAGTTTCCTCCCCCTGCTAGAGTTTGCATACACCTCCAACCTCTGCTTCAACTTCTGTGTGATGGCCGACGTTGCCACGCTGGCCCGACACCTTCTGATGGCCGAGGTCCTTCAGATCTGTGAGTCCGTCCACAAAAAGGTAGAGGAGCAGAAGCTGATGGTCTACCAGCAAGGAGACATCCACACGGTGCTGTCCAGCCAGCCGACACCCCAACAGGCCCCGAATGAAGACCCTGGGGCCTACATTATGACCATCGGCAGCGACGGCCATGCCGTGGTGACTCATACTGGGCTAGCTGGAGCAGGGGATGACCTGGACTCCTTGGCTACCATGGCAAACACAGCAGAGTCCTTCAGAGGGGATCTGACGTCTGTAGTCACCCAGGCTCTGGGAGGTGAACCAGGGGAGACTATGACCGTGGTTGGGGAGGCAGGGTCAGAGACGGTGACTTTAGTCACCCACAGTAGCCAGGCCCGGGTAGGCGAGTCGGTCACCCTCTTCTCCCCTACTGGAGAGACCGAGACCATGACGGTGGTGACCCACAGTGGCCAGGCCGGAGCCAGTGAGTCCCTGGCCGTGGTGTCAGCCTGTCTGGCCCTGGAGCAGCAGCCGCAAGACGGGGACGAGGGAGAGGGGGCCTCCCCCTCCATGGAGCCAGGGGCCTTCCTCATCAGTGTGGACCCAGGGAATGTTGCCCCTACAGAGGTGGTCCATCTGGCTGTAGTGACACTAACACCACAGGAGaatgcatcaacaacaacatcatcatcagcGTCCCGGAAGGCAGAGCCAGCCCCCAAGCCTCCCCTTGCTCCACAACTCCCCAAAAGGAAGAGAGGGCGTCCTGCCAAAGTCAAGCAGGAAGTTGTGGAGGAGCCTCCTGTTGACGAGGAAGTGCCAGAGCCAGTTTCTCCCCCTGCAGAGGAGATCCAGGAAGATATGCATGGGACCCATGACCCCTATAAGAGACGCCTACGGCAGCGTTCCGTGGGGGAGGGAGGGTACGTCAGGCTACACATGGGGCTGGAGAAGGACCCAGCACCCCCACAGCTCCCCAACACCCCCAAG AAGAGAGGCGGAGGCGCCAAGAGACCAGTTAAAGTGATTGAGGCCGCAGCGACACTGATCGGGATGGAGACTGCTGTCCAGACGGACATGGAGGAGATCCTGTCAGTGGAGGGCGTGGCAGACGGAGCTGAGCCTATCACAGAGCAGGCTGTGGGGGAGTGGCCAGAGCATGGCCCCGCCCATccagatggagggagtgaggtgGAGGGAGAACACGTCTGTTCAGAGTGTGGACTGTCATTTCAACGACGCTACGCTCTCATCATGCACACGCTCAAACACGAGAAGACCAGGCGATTCAAGTGTAGC tTATGTAACAAGGAGTTCCAGTACGCGGCCTCTCTGAGGGCCCATCTGACCAGACACAAGCACCAGAAGAGTCAGAGGCCGCCCCTGGTCAGGGTCCCCGAGCCCTACGGCGAGGAGGGCCTCGAGGGGGACGGCAGGACCAAGGGACGCACCAAGAGAGAGTTTGTCTGTGACATCTGTGGAAAGACTCTTCCTAAGCTGTACTCTCTGAGGATCCACATGCTCAACCACACTG GGGTACGGCCCCACTCCTGCAGGGTCTGTGGGAAGACCTTTGCTCATAAACACAGCCTGAAGATGCACAGAGGTCTTCATGACGCTGTTAAACAGTTCCACTGTCTGCTCTGTGACAAGTCCTTCGCTAGTAAGAGAAGTCTGGAGGAACACACCAGTATTCACACAG GTGAATCTAAGTATCTCTGTACCCAGTGTGGGAGGTCGTTCCACCGAGCCTCTGGTCTGAGTAAACACTTAAAGAGGCACCAGCCCAGACCTGACGTACGAGGATTCCCCTGTAGTCA CTGTGATAGAAGTTTCTTTGAGGCCAAAGACCTGCAGCAGCACATGAACAAACACCTGGGACTCAAGCCCTTCCAGTGTCAG ATCTGTGGGAAGTCTTACAGCTGGAAGAAGGACTGGTACTCCCACGTCAAGTCCCACAGCGTGGCAGAGCCTTACAG GTGTAACGTCTGTGGTAAGGAGTTCTTTGAGAAGGCTCTGTTCAGGAGACATGTGAAGAAGGCCACGCATGGCAAGAAGGGCAGAGTCAAGCAGAacctagagagagagtgtgaacaCTGTGGCAGGAAGTTCACCCAGCTCCGAGAGTACAGACGACACATGAACAACCACCAGG GAGTCAAACCCTTTGAGTGTCTTACGTGCGGCGTAGCCTGGGCCGACGCCCGCTCTCTGAAGAGACACGTACGCACCCACACCGGCGAGCGCCCTTACGTGTGCCCCGAGTGCCAGGAAGCCCACATCGATGCCCGCTCCCTACGGAAGCACATGACCAAGTGCCACGGCGACCTCCTGCCGGGGAAGATCATGCTGGAGAAAGATACCCTACAGTTTCACAACCAGGGTACTCAGGTGGAACACGCCGTCTCCATCCTGGCGTCCGATCTCCCCCCCGAGCTCCGGCCCGTCCAGCCGCCGCCGGCCGAGGAGATCGAGACGGTGCTGATCACGGAGGAGACGGTGGAGGCGGTAGAAGCGGTTCAGGCCGTACAGGGTGACGGGGTCGCGACCTTGTCGGACCAGAGTATCATGCAGGTGGTGAACTATGTGCTGTCCCAGCAAAGTGTGCTGCCTGGGGGGgtgaagatggagggagatgaaGGGCAGGAGGTAATACAGACCATGGAGCAGACCATGGAGCAGCAGGAGGTAATACAGACCATGGAGCAGCAGGAGGTAATACAGACCATGGAGCAGCAGGAGGTAATACAGACCATGGAGCAGCAGGAGGTAATACAGACCATGGAGCAGCAGGAGGTAATGCAGACCATGGAGCAGCAGGAGATTATACAGACCATGGAGCAGCAGGAGGTTATACAGACCATGGAGCAGCAGGAGGTTATGCAGACCGTGGAGCagcaggagggagatggagggcagGAGGTAATACAGACCGTGGAGCAGCAGGAGGTAATACAGACCGTGGAGCAGCAGGAGGTTATACAGACCATGGAGCAGCAGGAGGTTATACAGACCGTGGAGCAGCAGGAGGTTATACAGACCGTGGAGCAGCAGGAGGTTATACAGACCGTGGAGCAGCTGGAG GTAATACAGACCGTGGAGCagcaggagggagatggagggcagGAGGTTATACAGACCATGGAGCagcaggagggagatggagggcagGAGGTAATACAGACCGTGGAGCagcaggagggagatggagggcagGAG GTAATACAGACCATGGAGCAGCAGGAG GTAATACAGACCATGGAGCAGCAGGAGGTTATACAGACCGTGGAGCagcaggagggagatggagggcaAGAGGTTATACAGACCGTGGAGCagcaggagggagatggagggcaAGAGGTTATACAGACCGTGGAGCAGCAGGAGGTAATACAGTCTGTTGAGGTGACTCACATGGCAGAGGTGGAGGGATGTGACAGACGGCACCTAGTAGACTGA